The following proteins come from a genomic window of Metarhizium brunneum chromosome 2, complete sequence:
- the lsb5 gene encoding Protein lsb5 produces MFQSKKPYSAVTVTIENLTSESYAEEDLSGIPDLVEVIKLQASGPPEAARAIRKKLKYGTVHRQIRALVLLDGLIQNAGSQFQRALADEPLLERLRVCGSSNLSDPAVKKKCRELFQEWTQYANVPGLERVARLYRELPKRKVGMKREESKVIQETENPFGDDEEEEAERASEQKKQDMPGPSGGYHPATALDMQDGGGGGSSGLKKSKAKSKSKSKSKSGRKFDLEAEMKKMKSVIADASMASTALMNSLQTINREKERISDNRAATQHFEACKQLRRRILRYIHQVENEQWLGALLHANDELVDALMAYEQLDHSMEADSDSDDELAEQTHMYRMITEKAQEGRAAAKDVPDLSGLTLDTASKHAPARPPRPVAPTRRLSSATSEDAEEEEQDDDDDNPFGDKNVISTPSAEQGEPRW; encoded by the exons ATGTTTCAATCG AAGAAGCCGTACTCGGCGGTTACCGTCACCATCGAGAACCTCACCTCCGAGTCCTACGCCGAAGAAGACCTCAGCGGAATCCCGGACCTCGTCGAAGTCATCAAGCTCCAAGCTTCTGGTCCACCCGAAGCAGCGCGCGCGATccgcaagaagctcaagtaTGGCACAGTCCACAGGCAGATTCGAGCCCTGGTGCTACTCGATGGACTTATCCAGAATGCCGGTTCGCAGTTCCAGCGCGCGCTTGCGGATGAGCCGCTGTTGGAGCGTCTCCGGGTGTGCGGCTCGTCGAATTTGTCGGACCCCGCCGTTAAGAAGAAGTGCCGCGAGCTCTTCCAGGAATGGACGCAGTACGCAAACGTTCCCGGGTTGGAGAGGGTTGCGCGGTTGTACAGG GAACTCCCCAAGCGCAAGGTTGGTATGAAGCGAGAGGAGTCCAAGGTCATCCAGGAGACGGAGAACCCgtttggcgacgacgaggaagaagaggcggaGCGAGCCAGCgagcaaaagaaacaagacatGCCTGGACCGTCGGGAGGATACCATCCCGCCACTGCTCTTGACATgcaagatggcggcggcggcggcagcagtgGACTGAAAAagtccaaggccaagtccaagtccaaaagcaaaagcaaaagtGGCCGCAAATTTGACCTTGAGGctgagatgaagaagatgaaatCAGTCATTGCAGATGCGTCTATGGCGTCGACAGCATTGATGAATTCCCTACAGACTATCAATCGTGAGAAGGAGAGGATCTCGGACAATCGAGCTGCGACACAACATTTCGAGGCCTGTAAGCAGCTGCGAAGGAGAATATTGCGATAT ATCCATCAAGTTGAAAACGAGCAGTGGCTAGGTGCACTACTTCACGCCAACGACGAGCTTGTCGATGCTCTGATGGCATACGAGCAGCTAGATCACTCGATGGAAGCAGATAGTGACTCTGATGACGAATTGGCAGAGCAAACTCACATGTATCGAA TGATTACAGAAAAGGCTCAGGAAGGCCGGGCAGCAGCAAAAGACGTGCCGGATCTGTCGGGGCTCACACTCGACACCGCTTCCAAGCATGCGCCTGCCAGGCCTCCTCGTCCTGTAGCACCAACGAGACGGTTGTCAAGCGCAACAAGTGAGGATGCGGAAGAAGAGGAgcaagatgacgacgacgacaatccCTTTGGCGACAAGAACGTCATTTCTACACCATCAGCTGAGCAGGGGGAGCCTCGTTGGTAG
- the SMF1 gene encoding Manganese transporter SMF1, with the protein MDTHGIQRSDAQQEQSDSSAEKNPVVVDNTTIRSRPGSANRAKKALERAKHAFWTFGTFVGPGFMISVAYIDPGNYATDIAAGASYQYKLLFIVLLSNLFAILLQSLAIQLGTVTGLDLASACRAYLPRWLNYLLYGLAEVAIIATDMAEVVGTAIALNLLIPKLPLVAGCALSILDVMAILIFYRPDGTMKGLRLFEMFVCLLVLGVVICFCIELSMISGSVGEVFRGYVPSSSLVESQALYQACGILGATVMPHSLYLGSGIVQPRLREFDTKHGLIPEELATSASSATNDEYLDKGVYIPSQAAIKHSLKYSITELALALFTFALFVNSAILIVAGASLYQNPDALEADIFGIHDLLAKSISPAVGTIFALALLLSGVSAGIVCTIAGQLVSEGAIRWKLKPWLRRLITRSISITPSIIIAGAVGRSGLNTALTASQVVLSSVLPFVTLPLIYFTSRSRYMTVLPGMARYYNEDDDRGRPGANSAAGVNMANPWYIIILGVLVWLVITVMNVANLVLLGLGKSG; encoded by the exons ATGGATACGCATGGCATTCAGCGCAGTGATGCGCAGCAAGAACAGTCTGATTCTTCGGCGGAGAAGAACCCCGTCGTCGTTGATAACACGACTATCAGATCGAGGCCGGGGAGCGCGAATCGTGCCAAGAAGGCCCTGGAACGGGCCAAGCATGCGTTTTGGACATTTGGCACGTTTGTTGGGCCGGGATTCATGATTTCTGTGGCGTATA TCGACCCCGGCAACTATGCCACCGATATCGCAGCTGGTGCATCATACCAGTACAAACTACTTTTCATCGTCCTCTTGAGCAACCTCTTCGCCATTCTCCTGCAGTCGCTAGCCATCCAGCTCGGCACAGTCACAGGCCTGGATCTCGCATCAGCATGTCGTGCGTATTTGCCGCGCTGGTTGAATTACTTGCTGTATGGTCTGGCTGAAGTTGCCATTATCGCGACGGACATGGCAGAGGTTGTGGGTACCGCCATTGCCTTGAATCTTTTGATCCCTAAACTGCCTCTTGTTGCGGGATGCGCATTGTCTATTCtggacgtcatggccattTTGATCTTTTATAGGCCAGACGGCACGATGAAGGGCTTGAGGTTATTTGAAATGTTTGTCTGCTTGCTAGTATTGGGGGTCGTAATCTGCTTTTGTATTGAGCTGAGCATGATTTCGGGGAGTGTCGGGGAGGTATTCAGAGGATACGTTCCGTCCAGTTCGCTTGTTGAGTCGCAAGC ACTGTATCAGGCTTGTGGCATTCTCGGAGCAACCGTCATGCCACACAGCTTATACCTAGGCTCTGGTATTGTCCAGCCCCGTCTGCGAGAGTTCGACACCAAGCACGGCCTTATACCAGAGGAGCTAGCCACTTCTGCGTCTTCCGCTACCAACGACGAATACCTTGATAAGGGAGTATATATCCCATCTCAAGCCGCCATCAAACACTCACTCAAGTACTCCATCACCGAACTGGCCCTTGCACTCTTCACCTTTGCCCTCTTTGTCAACTCGGCCATTCTCATCGTAGCCGGCGCCTCTTTATATCAAAACCCTGACGCGCTCGAAGCTGATATTTTTGGCATCCATGACCTGCTGGCAAAGAGCATCTCGCCCGCTGTGGGTACaatctttgccttggcccttCTTCTATCTGGCGTATCGGCAGGCATCGTGTGCACCATTGCAGGCCAGTTGGTCAGCGAGGGTGCCATCAGGTGGAAACTCAAGCCGTGGCTCCGTCGGCTCATTACTCGCTCCATCAGCATCACCCCGTCGATTATCATTGCCGGAGCAGTAGGAAGGTCTGGGCTGAACACGGCCTTGACAGCTTCACAAGTGGTTCTTAGTTCTGTGCTGCCATTTGTCACTTTGCCACTTATTTACTTTACCAGTCGATCAAGATACATGACTGTTTTGCCGGGAATGGCACGATACTACAATGAGGATGATGACAGAGGTCGGCCAGGTGCAAATAGTGCTGCTGGTGTCAACATGGCGAATCCGTggtatattattattctgGGGGTACTGGTGTGGTTAGTCATTACGGTGATGAATGTGGCCAATTTGGTATTATTGGGTTTAGGAAAGTCTGGTTGA
- the chol-2 gene encoding Phosphatidyl-N-methylethanolamine N-methyltransferase — MTSSLGNLIDYVDFDKRSLLEYHNKILTKLFGGNAKAANYGLAVAIFSLGLFRDWLYKVALLEQPSHPLLETIYSQAAAYMLFAAGNTLVISSTYRLGIRGTFLGDYFGFLLDEMVTGFPFNVTGAPMYWGSTMSFLSTALFFGKPAGLLLTLWVYLVYVVALRFEDPFTAGIYAKRDRERAAAKSGKKQK, encoded by the exons ATGACGTCGTCTCTGGGCAATCTCATCGACTATGTCGATTTCGACAAGAGAAGCCTGCTTG AGTATCACAACAAGATCCTGACGAAACTATTTGGCGGTAatgccaaggccgccaatTATGGCCTTGCTGTAGCCATCTTCTCCCTCGGTCTCTTTCGCGACTGGCTCTACAAGGTTGCATTATTGGAGCAGCCGTCGCACCCCTTGCTAGAGACTATCTACTCGCAGGCTGCTGCCTACATGTTGTTTGCTGCCGGTAACACCCTCGTCATTTCGTCGACGTACCGTCTGGGAATAAGAGGCACCTTCCTGGGCGACTACTTTGGCTTCTTGCTGGATGAAATGGTGACTGGCTTCCCCTTCAACGTCACTGGTGCTCCCATGTACTGGGGCTCTACCATGAGCTTCCTGAGCACTGCCCTGTTCTTTGGCAAGCCGGCCGGACTCTTGTTGACGTTGTGGGTGTATCTCGTTTACGTGGTGGCATTGCGATTCGAGGATCCCTTCACAGCCGGAATCTACGCCAAGCGGGACCGTGAGAGGGCTGCTGCCAAATCtggcaagaagcagaagtAA
- the nagZ_0 gene encoding Beta-hexosaminidase: MAAANLNPKKPNSSSSSDGSDLDPLWQNLDWAVGQMLIMGWDGTEVTPQIKSLIEDHHLGSIILTAKNLKSAQETAKLVQELQTIAKNAGHPQPLLIAVDQENGGVNSLFDEDYVCQFPSAMGIAATGRVELAYEIYKATASEISACGVNLMLGPVLDVLNNARYQPLGVRSTGDDPQEASQYGLAALNGIRDAGIAAAGKHFPSYGNLDFQGSNSAVPVITQTLEELSLSALVPFRNAIATGKLDAMFVGGCGISNPSMNVGHACLSDQVVDDLLRNELGFKGVAISECLEMEALSHDLGVQNGVVMAVEAGCDLVLLCRAYDVQLEAIKGLKLGYENGIITKDRIFTSIRRVQHLKSTCTSWAKALNPPGISLLSQLHPSHVSLSRRAYDESITVIRDKEKMLPLSSSMHPGEELLLLTPLVKPLPASAMTKSLLESKKTWSQAPTQHDSWAHKDRERSAIMSGEGVFREFGKNLARYRNEKLLHTSYTANGVRPVHENLIARASCIIIVTADANRNMYQAGFTKHVDMMCSMHRSRGNKKQLIVVAVSSPYDFAMDKSIGTYICTFDFTEDAMSALVRVLVGEITPIGSMPGTLRKSKKVLKSRQHWLVEEYDRARDYAGLEDLLKAVHRASAPDLHFLKSTRAASMELHLPNIKESHFVVRNSSTGALYGFVATYFIAGVGIIGALLVDPSKRNVSIGRSLHRRALKSLSQQRGLKKVQVGMSFPGVFLGIPLDPEANTVKEWFSNSGWDTQFPRRLTNMIIHDLPNWVAPEGLLQSIQRANISFDLIHGLENAESVLHHVRANANPEVLELYTYALSENKTCGIVRAKDPSGNLIGTVIICRQGSPLVTYIPPLLSDREDVGGIIAPIVPSTPQATLVLQGLALMGVRQSKGHRASKAVLSWIVDDAFEPLVAMGFDILQAFEEITNSPEVCQT, translated from the exons atggctgctgccaaccTCAACCCCAAGAAGCCAAACTCCAGCTCAAGCTCTGATGGGAGCGACCTGGACCCACTGTGGCAGAACCTCGACTG GGCTGTTGGGCAGATGCTGATTATGGGCTGGGATGGCACTGAAGTTACCCCTCAGATCAAAAGTCTTATTGAAGATCACCATCTTGGGTCCATTATTCTCACGGCTAAGAATTTGAAAT CTGCCCAAGAGACTGCCAAGCTCGTCCAGGAATTGCAGACCATAGCCAAGAATGCCGGCCATCCTCAACCACTTCTCATCGCTGTGGACCAGGAAAATGGAGGTGTCAACAGTCTTTTTGACGAAGACTATGTCTGCCAATTTCCAAGCGCCATGGGCATTGCCGCCACTGGACGCGTCGAGTTGGCCTACGAAATCTACAAGGCCACGGCTTCCGAGATCTCAGCTTGCGGTGTCAATCTCATGCTTGGTCCCGTCTTGGATGTTCTGAACAATGCGAGGTACCAGCCGCTCGGTGTTCGTTCCACCGGGGACGACCCCCAGGAAGCCTCACAATATGGCCTTGCCGCATTGAATGGTATTCGCGACGCCGGTATTGCTGCCGCAGGAAAGCATTTCCCTTCGTATGGCAATTTAGACTTTCAAGGTTCCAATTCCGCTGTTCCAGTTATTACCCAGACATTGGAAGAGCTGAGCCTCAGTGCTCTGGTTCCATTTCGAAATGCGATTGCAACTGGCAAGCTCGATGCCATGTTTGTTGGCGGATGTGGTATATCAAACCCATCTATGAACGTTGGTCATGCATGTCTCTCCGACCAAGTTGTCGACGATTTGCTCCGCAACGAGCTGGGGTTCAAAGGAGTTGCCATCTCCGAATGTCTGGAAATGGAGGCGCTCAGTCATGATTTGGGCGTACAGAACGGTGTGGTCATGGCGGTCGAAGCGGGTTGTGATCTTGTTTTGCTATGCCGTGCTTATGATGTCCAGCTCGAAGCGATCAAGGGTCTAAAGCTTGGTTACGAAAATGGCATCATCACAAAAGATCGCATCTTCACATCCATCAGACGAGTTCAACATCTCAAGTCGACTTGTACTTCTTGGGCAAAGGCTCTCAATCCTCCAGGCATCTCACTTCTCTCCCAGCTGCACCCATCGCACGTGTCGCTATCTCGCCGAGCTTATGATGAATCCATTACCGTTATTCGGGATAAAGAGAAGATGCTTCCTCTGTCCAGCTCCATGCATCCCGGAGAAGAGCTTTTATTGCTTACGCCTCTTGTAAAGCCCTTACCTGCCTCGGCTATGACCAAGAGCTTGCTTGAGTCTAAGAAGACTTGGTCGCAAGCCCCAACACAGCATGATTCCTGGGCACATAAAGACCGCGAACGAAGTGCCATAATGAGCGGTGAAGGGGTGTTCCGTGAGTTTGGAAAAAACCTCGCCAGGTATCGCAATGAAAAACTGCTTCACACCAGTTATACAGCAAATGGTGTAAGGCCGG TTCATGAAAACCTTATCGCTAGGGCGTCTTGCATCATTATCGTCACGGCCGATGCCAACCGCAACATGTACCAGGCAGGTTTTACAAAGCACGTGGACATGATGTGTTCGATGCACCGCAGCAGGGGAAACAAGAAGCAGCTGATTGTAGTTGCTGTGAGCTCCCCGTACGACTTCGCTATGGACAAATCGATTGGCACGTATATTTGCACTTTTGACTTTACGGAAGATGCCATGTCTGCTTTGGTCCGTGTTCTCGTTGGCGAGATTACCCCCATTGGCAGCATGCCCGGGACTCTTCGCAAGAGCAAAAAGGTTCTCAAATCCCGACAGCACTGGCTCGTCGAAGAATATGACCGAGCTCGCGACTATGCCGGCTTGGAGGATTTGTTGAAAGCCGTTCACAGAGCTAGTGCGCCTGACCTTCATTTCCTCAAATCCACAAGAGCCGCTTCCATGGAACTACACCTACCGAACATCAAGGAGAGTCATTTTGTAGTGAGGAACAGCAGCACGGGGGCTCTTTATGGATTTGTTGCTACATACTTCATTGCGGGCGTCGGTATTATTGGGGCTCTGCTGGTCGATCCGAGCAAGCGAAACGTTTCTATTGGGCGATCTCTTCATCGGCGAGCATTGAAGAGCCTCAGTCAGCAGCGAGGTCTCAAGAAGGTCCAAGTCGGAATGTCATTTCCCGGAGTTTTCCTTGGGATCCCTCTGGATCCTGAAGCAAACACCGTCAAGGAGTGGTTCAGCAACAGCGGATGGGACACACAGTTCCCTAGGCGTTTGACGAATATGATCATTCACGATCTGCCAAATTGGGTCGCCCCTGAAGGACTGTTGCAAAGCATTCAGAGGGCCAACATCAGCTTTGATTTGATTCATGGCCTGGAAAACGCAGAAAGTGTACTGCATCATGTTCGTGCGAATGCTAACCCAGAGGTTCTTGAGCTCTATACGTATGCGCTCTCAGAGAATAAAACATGTGGTATTGTCAGAGCCAAGGATCCATCTGGCAATCTGATTGGCACAGTCATAATCTGCCGACAAGGTAGTCCTCTGGTGACATATATTCCACCTCTGCTCTCTGATCGCGAGGATGTTGGTGGCATAATTGCCCCAATCGTGCCGTCAACGCCGCAGGCAACACTAGTACTGCAGGGTTTGGCTCTCATGGGTGTTCGCCAAAGCAAGGGCCACAGAGCCTCCAAGGCCGTTTTGAGTTGG ATTGTGGACGATGCGTTTGAGCCACTCGTAGCGATGGGATTTGATATCCTGCAGGCATTTGAGGAGATTACAAACTCTCCCGAAGT GTGCCAGACGTGA
- the amdhd2 gene encoding N-acetylglucosamine-6-phosphate deacetylase, whose product MPIALSPPTRPKNGLTKFTNCRLVKGDALVTEDLWVSSITGKIINSQATFFDELNLPDKTIDLGGRIISPGMIECQLNGAFGFNFSTLLDDMSQYGKKVNEVNKLLVQTGVTSYIPTITSQRPELYQKALPFLGPSGANRNAHEGAESLGAHCEGPFLNPTKNGVHNIDVLIEAQSFTDIEACYGAENLRPQSEGEPIPIKMITAAPERGSMMKLIPEIASRGIIYSVGHSEATYEEASEAVGRGATMITHLFNAMRPLHHRNPGIFGVLGKAENLARPYFGIISDGIHLHPTTIKIAFNAHPDGFILVTDAMHLVGLPDGAYPWTNGEQTCNIIKKGSKLLLENSDTIAGSSITLLECVNNFLEWSGTGIPQALKAVTATPAAMLGFQGIKGSLEAGADADLVIFSEEESTTGSGSKQLVLDEVWKFGGLLHTANRTKAL is encoded by the exons ATGCCCATCGCCCTATCTCCTCCGACCCGGCCCAAGAACGGCTTGACCAAATTTACCAACTGCCGGCTGGTCAAAGGCGATGCGTTGGTTACCGAGGACCTTTGGGTCAGCTCAATAACGGGCAAGATCATCAACAGCCAGGCCACCTTCTTCGATGAGTTGAATCTTCCCGATAAGACCATCGATCTTGGTGGCCGTATTATTTCCCCCGGCATGATCGAGTGCCAGCTCAACGGAGCTTTCGGCTTCAACTTCTCCACGCTGCTCGATGACATGTCTCAATATGGCAAGAAGGTCAACGAAGTGAACAAGCTGCTCGTCCAGACCGGCGTTACATCATACATCCCGACCATTACCAGTCAACGGCCAGAGCTATACCAAAAG GCCCTCCCCTTCCTTGGACCATCTGGAGCAAACAGAAATGCACACGAAGGTGCCGAATCACTCGGTGCTCACTGCGAAGGACCATTCCTGAATCCTACAAAGAATGGAGTCCACAATATCGACGTGCTCATAGAGGCACAATCATTCACTGATATTGAGGCTTGCTATGGCGCTGAGAACTTGCGGCCTCAGAGCGAGGGTGAACCGATCCCAATCAAGATGATTACCGCTGCCCCCGAGCGCGGGTCGATGATGAAACTCATCCCTGAGATTGCATCGCGAGGCATCATTTATTCTGTTGGCCACTCCGAGGCCACGTATGAGGAGGCGTCTGAGGCCGTGGGCCGTGGTGCGACCATGATCACCCATCTTTTCAACGCTATGCGGCCTCTTCACCATCGTAATCCCGGCATCTTTGGTGTTCTTGGCAAAGCCGAAAACCTGGCACGTCCCTACTTTGGCATCATTTCTGACGGAATCCATCTTCACCCGACAACCATCAAGATCGCCTTCAATGCGCATCCtgacggcttcatcctcgtcaccgaCGCCATGCACCTTGTTGGCCTGCCCGACGGCGCCTACCCTTGGACCAACGGCGAACAGACGTGCAATATTATCAAGAAGGGATCCAAGCTGTTGCTGGAGAACTCGGATACCATTGCCGGAAG CTCCATCACGTTGCTTGAATGCGTCAATAACTTCCTGGAGTGGTCCGGCACGGGTATCCCTCAAGCTCTCAAGGCCGTGACCGCAACCCCCGCAGCCATGCTGGGCTTTCAGGGCATCAAGGGATCTCTGGAAGCCGGCGCCGATGCTGATCTCGTCATTTTTTCCGAAGAAGAATCCACGACAGGCTCTGGATCAAAACAGCTAGTCTTGGACGAAGTCTGGAAGTTTGGCGGTCTGCTGCACACGGCTAACCGCACCAAGGCTTTATGA
- the vib-1_0 gene encoding Transcription factor vib-1: MATFNSMPAMSAAAPNEAMGLNHPAPGQPMTMEHFDQDFNFDEAVLDGAPLPTLPFTPAYDFDNFTTTFEDPFAYSSRAFEPTPNQDALNEESSPQELDNKLLGFSDPIMNATVVDKTGKLAEVNMSAELYGMFFVAEDVFGGDNSGRPLELTCYRRNLWQCSGQITLPKNLSHLMDERGRQFSIDELSASITAVESIEGKSTEIISIPWKSSSSQAPEETKVAAAPPQIPLDLSTAQEVDAVRVTLPVSWKRLQFKHATANNGRRKGLQQHYVVQINLVAKSKSNDMMKIAEIQSGPVIVRGRSPRNFDSRKDVPLTGEKRLEKKNTASSDNTALKIERENIQATMQRFQPLGNVATPAEWSANPQHVSHPNSQSPHPAKRMAVSPTVARPPVPSWSADGKSMTTGQPHRGSLSRQNTAVPINLSLSEDEKSPNRSSAELQSPQMGKSHPVSGQNAGNSPVDDPDPLYEYFPLTLDDWMPPIDAVYRPHVVHHTIVPPEIKAQQSQSKAKRYFSAE; the protein is encoded by the exons ATGGCTACGTTCAACTCTATGCCGGCCATGTCAGCCGCTGCGCCAAACGAGGCAATGGGCTTGAATCACCCTGCACCAGGTCAGCCCATGACAATGGAGCATTTTGATCAAGACTTTAATTTTGACGAGGCTGTCCT GGATGGTGCTCCCTTACCTACCCTCCCCTTCACGCCGGCGTACGATTTTGACAATTTTACCACAACTTTTGAAGACCCATTCGCCTATTCCAGTCGGGCATTCGAGCCCACCCCAAATCAAGATGCCCTCAACGAGGAATCATCGCCACAAGAGCTGGACAATAAGTTGCTGGGCTTTTCAGACCCAATTATGAATGCCACAGTTGTCGACAAAACTGGCAAACTTGCGGAGGTGAATATGAGCGCCGAATTATACGGCATGTTCTTCGTTGCAGAGGACGTGTTCGGTGGGGACAACTCAGGACGTCCTCTTGAGCTGACTTGCTATCGCCGCAATCTATGGCAATGCTCTGGGCAGATAACGCTACCGAAGAATCTCTCACATCTCATGGACGAGCGAGGTCGCCAATTTTCAATTGATGAACTGTCGGCATCAATTACAGCAGTAGAATCGATTGAAGGAAAATCCACAGAAATCATTTCCATTCCCTGGAAGAGTTCAAGTTCTCAAGCGCCCGAGGAGACCAAGGTTGCGGCTGCGCCGCCTCAAATACCCCTGGATTTGAGCACGGCTCAGGAGGTTGATGCCGTTCGAGTTACCCTTCCTGTCTCTTGGAAGCGTTTACAGTTCAAGCACGCAACGGCCAACAATGGACGGCGGAAGGGGCTTCAGCAGCATTACGTAGTCCAAATCAATCTTGTGGCTAAATCCAAGTCCAACGACATGATGAAAATCGCCGAGATTCAGTCAGGGCCCGTTATTGTTCGAGGGCGTAGTCCGCGCAACTTTGACAGCAGAAAAGATGTGCCTCTCACTGGGGAAAAGAGAttggagaaaaaaaatacagCGAGTTCTGATAATACTGCTTTAAAAATAGAGCGGGAAAATATCCAAGCCACAATGCAGAGATTCCAACCCTTGGGTAATGTAGCG ACCCCAGCCGAGTGGTCAGCAAATCCACAGCATGTGTCTCATCCGAACAGCCAAAGTCCTCATCCAGCCAAGAGAATGGCCGTATCGCCCACCGTTGCTCGACCACCCGTGCCCTCCTGGTCTGCAGACGGAAAGAGCATGACAACTGGCCAACCACATCGAGGCTCGCTGAGTCGACAAAACACGGCCGTGCCTATCAATCTCTCTCTGTCCGAGGATGAGAAGAGCCCCAATCGGTCCAGTGCAGAGCTGCAAAGTCCTCAGATGGGCAAGTCCCATCCCGTTTCAGGGCAGAACGCTGGCAATAGCCCTGTCGATGATCCAGATCCTCTTTATGAATACTTCCCTCTAACACTAGATGACTG GATGCCACCGATCGATGCGGTCTACCGACCGCATGTGGTCCATCACACTATTGTGCCTCCCGAGATCAAAGCTCAGCAGTCACAAAGTAAGGCAAAACGGTATTTTTCGGCCGAATAG
- the nagB gene encoding Glucosamine-6-phosphate deaminase, with amino-acid sequence MRLIIRDDATSASTYVANYIVDRIKAFNPTAENPFVLGLPTGSSPLGVYKILVEKFKAGEISFEHVVTFNMDEYVGIPRDHAESYHSFMWKNFFSHVNVHPSNVHILNGNAENLEAECVAYEDAIKAVGGIDLFLAGIGEDGHVAFNEPGSSLASRTRVKTLAYDTILANSRFFGNDINKVPRMALTVGVQTVLEAREVVVIILGQRKSLALQRCIEQGVNHMWTLSSLQLHPHPMIVVDEDATLELQVKTVKYFKSIEKVAKEAGFEQILPSKVRTGNGVVPTTRVKEVDSPTILAPQPTTSRLLRATPATEYPVRSVSPELVPDRMASRIPEPALNKRLTPNPEQQQAALPQNAISA; translated from the exons ATGAGACTGATTATTCGCGACGACGCTACTTCAGCGAGCACCTACGTTGCAAACTACATTGTCGACCGTATCAAGGCCTTCAACCCTACTGCGGAAAACCCATTCGTCCTGGGTCTGCCTACGGGCTCTAGCCCTCTGGGCGTCTACAAGATTCTTGTTGAGAAATTCAAGGCTGGCGAg ATCTCCTTCGAGCATGTCGTCACTTTCAACATGGATGAGTACGTGGGCATTCCCCGGGACCACGCCGAATCCTACCACTCCTTCATGTGGAAGAATTTCTTCTCCCACGTCAATGTCCACCCCTCCAACGTGCACATCTTAAACGGCAATGCGGAGAACCTCGAGGCCGAGTGCGTCGCCTACGAagatgccatcaaggccgtcggcGGGATCGACCTCTTCCTTGCCGGCATTGGCGAGGACGGCCACGTCGCTTTCAACGAGCCCGGGTCGAGCTTGGCCAGTAGAACCCGGGTCAAGACCTTGGCATACGACACCATTCTCGCCAACTCGCGATTTTTCGGCAATGACATCAACAAGGTTCCTCGCATGGCCCTGACCGTTGGTGTCCAGACTGTTCTCGAGGCCCGCGAGGTCGTCGTCATTATTCTCGGCCAGCGAAAGTCTCTTGCTTTGCAGAGATGCATCGAGCAGGGCGTCAACCACATGTGGACTCTGTCCAGCTTACAGCTGCACCCTCACCCCATGATTGTTGTCGATGAGGACGCCACTCTCGAGCTCCAGGTCAAAACCGTCAAG TACTTCAAGAGCATCGAAAAGGTCGCCAAGGAGGCTGGGTTCGAGCAGATCCTGCCCTCCAAAGTCCGCACTGGGAACGGAGTCGTTCCCACGACCCGAGTCAAGGAAGTCGACTCTCCTACTATCCTCGCTCCCCAGCCTACCACCTCGCGGCTTCTCCGGGCTACGCCTGCGACAGAGTACCCCGTTCGATCCGTCTCTCCCGAGTTGGTTCCGGATCGAATGGCTTCTCGAATTCCCGAGCCTGCCTTGAACAAGCGGCTAACGCCCAATcctgagcagcagcaggccgctCTGCCACAAAACGCAATCAGTGCTTGA